In Nicotiana tabacum cultivar K326 chromosome 2, ASM71507v2, whole genome shotgun sequence, the following proteins share a genomic window:
- the LOC107761572 gene encoding pentatricopeptide repeat-containing protein At1g71210, mitochondrial has translation MLLTIRQARQKTRALFNHPLYVLYSTNTPPAAANSILAYPFLPSSVSVSSSNVLSTSRTIELQPKDVVLSFKEWFMSRKNPVFDRIFDILKTQDDITADISLSRFNLRLSEALVLDVLNYEKNKDVLSCLKFFDWAGRQPGFHHTRATFNAIFKILSKAKLMSLMVEFLDKYMKQRYFHKARFYNTLVIGYSVAGKPELALQLFGRMRFQGVDLDAFAYHVLLNALVEDGFYDAFEMVLKQIKFRGFEDSITHAIFVKSLCQQTELDRAEEYLRGLLRNGGVGLSGIVVANLVDALCKSKQFMRAASLVQDFRESGLVPMEQAYSVWIKDLAQAGELSEAVEFLKGKKLFDGYVPDVFRYNSLVCRLLRENRLEQVYDLLMDMKDQDIVPDDVTMNVTLCFFCKVGMADVALELYDSRAEFGLSVSSMTYNYLINTLLGDASVDEAYFVLKNAIEQGYFPGRRTFSIIADALCREGKLDRVKELVLAALDRNCMPSDSTYNKFISALCRASRVEDGYLVHGELSRLDRVTNKNTYFHLISGFNKSSRGDIAARLLIEMQEKGHSPDRRLYRAVICCLCQMEDPEKLFYSLLEVQLSRHEPSCLIYNYFIDGAGHAGKAELARDVFEMMKRNDITPNLQSDILILQSYLKAGKIADALNYFRDLSNRRSLGRKLWNTMIVGLCKANKPENAWNIFWEMRSTVLRPSMECYEELVKLLCSQKDYYKAILLVEDLMQIGRRVSSFIGNVLLLHSLQTPRVFSAWMHSRDLRNMKDHSLALGELIKTFSGGSNLDGDILEMEELIQQCFPLDVYTYNLLLRKLTISEMDLACKYFDRLCKKGHEPNRWTYDILVHGFLKVGRSSEARKFMEEMFSKGFDLTEATKAFV, from the coding sequence atgttGTTAACAATCAGACAGGCGAGGCAAAAAACTAGAGCTCTCTTCAATCATCCTCTATATGTATTATACTCCACTAATACTCCTCCTGCCGCCGCCAATTCAATCCTTGCATATCCATTTTTACCTTCATCTGTATCAGTTTCTTCTTCTAATGTTTTGTCAACTTCTAGAACAATTGAATTACAGCCCAAAGATGTTGTTTTGTCCTTTAAGGAGTGGTTCATGAGCAGAAAAAACCCAGTTTTCGATCGGATCTTTGATATATTGAAGACACAAGATGATATTACAGCTGATATTTCACTGTCTCGATTTAACCTTAGACTCTCCGAAGCTTTGGTGCTTGACGTGTTAAATTACGAGAAAAACAAGGATGTTTTATCCTGTTTGAAGTTCTTTGATTGGGCGGGTCGACAGCCGGGTTTTCATCATACCCGGGCGACGTTTAATGCCATTTTTAAGATTTTGTCGAAGGCAAAGTTGATGTCTTTGATGGTTGAGTTTTTGGATAAGTATATGAAGCAAAGGTATTTTCATAAAGCGAGATTTTACAATACTTTGGTTATTGGATATTCGGTGGCTGGCAAGCCTGAGCTTGCACTCCAACTGTTCGGTAGAATGCGTTTTCAGGGTGTTGATTTGGATGCGTTTGCTTATCATGTGTTGCTTAATGCATTGGTGGAGGATGGTTTTTATGATGCGTTTGAGATGGTTTTGAAGCAGATTAAGTTTAGGGGTTTTGAGGATTCGATAACACATGCTATATTCGTTAAGAGTCTTTGCCAGCAAACGGAGCTGGATCGAGCTGAGGAGTATCTTAGAGGGTTGTTGAGAAATGGAGGGGTAGGGTTGAGTGGCATTGTGGTGGCTAATCTTGTGGATGCTTTGTGTAAAAGTAAGCAGTTTATGAGAGCTGCAAGTTTGGTTCAGGATTTTAGAGAGTCTGGTTTGGTTCCGATGGAACAGGCATATAGTGTGTGGATTAAGGACCTTGCTCAGGCCGGGGAGCTAAGTGAGGCAGTAGAATTTCTGAAAGGCAAGAAACTGTTTGATGGGTATGTTCCTGATGTATTTCGCTATAACAGCTTAGTGTGTCGGCTTTTAAGAGAGAACAGGTTAGAGCAGGTTTATGACTTGTTGATGGACATGAAGGATCAAGATATAGTACCTGACGATGTCACCATGAATGTAACTTTGTGCTTCTTCTGCAAGGTGGGGATGGCTGATGTTGCCTTGGAGTTGTATGATTCGAGAGCTGAATTTGGACTCTCTGTAAGTAGTATGACCTATAACTATCTGATAAATACTCTATTAGGTGATGCAAGCGTCGATGAAGCATATTTCGTGCTGAAGAATGCCATTGAACAAGGTTATTTCCCTGGTAGGAGGACATTTTCAATTATTGCTGATGCTCTTTGCAGAGAGGGGAAACTCGATAGAGTGAAGGAGTTGGTTCTTGCTGCTCTAGACCGGAATTGCATGCCCAGTGACTCGACCTACAACAAGTTCATATCAGCCTTATGTAGGGCCAGCAGGGTGGAAGATGGATACTTGGTACATGGAGAGCTCAGCAGATTGGATAGGGTTACTAACAAGAATACTTATTTTCACTTGATTAGTGGCTTTAACAAGTCAAGTAGGGGAGATATTGCAGCAAGATTGTTAATAGAAATGCAAGAAAAAGGTCATAGTCCAGATCGGAGATTGTACAGGGCggttatttgttgtttatgtcaGATGGAGGATCCGGAGAAGCTATTTTACAGTTTATTAGAGGTTCAATTGTCTCGGCATGAGCCTAGCTGCCTCATTTATAATTACTTCATCGATGGAGCTGGTCATGCCGGAAAGGCTGAGCTGGCCAGAGATGTTTTTGAGATGATGAAGAGAAATGATATCACGCCGAATTTGCAGTCTGACATTTTAATATTGCAAAGTTACTTGAAAGCTGGAAAAATTGCTGATGCTTTAAACTACTTTCGTGACTTGTCCAATAGAAGAAGTCTAGGAAGAAAATTATGGAACACCATGATTGTTGGCCTTTGTAAAGCTAACAAGCCCGAAAATGCGTGGAACATCTTCTGGGAGATGAGATCAACTGTTTTGCGGCCAAGTATGGAATGTTATGAGGAACTTGTTAAATTGCTTTGCTCGCAAAAAGATTATTATAAGGCTATTCTTCTGGTCGAAGACTTGATGCAAATTGGTCGTCGGGTGTCATCCTTCATTGGCAATGTACTTTTGTTACACTCTTTACAAACTCCAAGAGTCTTCAGTGCTTGGATGCACTCAAGAGATTTGCGCAATATGAAGGATCACAGCTTAGCACTAGGGGAGCTGATAAAGACTTTCTCTGGTGGTAGTAATCTGGATGGAGATATATTGGAAATGGAAGAACTGATTCAACAATGCTTTCCACTTGACGTATACACTTACAATTTGTTGTTGAGAAAACTAACCATAAGTGAAATGGACCTTGCTTGCAAGTATTTCGACAGATTATGCAAGAAAGGACATGAGCCAAATCGATGGACTTACGATATATTAGTTCACGGCTTCTTAAAAGTTGGTCGATCTTCTGAGGCTAGAAAGTTCATGGAAGAAATGTTCAGTAAAGGTTTTGATCTGACTGAGGCTACAAAGGCATTTGTTTAA